The genomic region aaggtcacTATTGCCTTTTCTTAGATGAAGATTCCCAAGGCAGGGAAAGCTAAGTGGAGTCTCAGGGACTTGGTCTGGCTTTTCCTTCCCTGGGAATTTATAAGGACCTCTTCTGGGAAGTCAGTAGGCAATGCCATGAATGAGTCTGGGGAAATATTGGGCTCATTGCAACTGGAGGGTCTGGCAGGGCTGATGTGAATTAGGTGCTGTGTCCGGAGGAAAATGGCCAGAGGAAGTGGGCTGCTTTGTACAGTCAGTGGTAAAGTTACCAAAGGCTATTATAGCTCACAGGAATGGGCCAAGGCTAAACACTCCTGTGGAGTGAAATGAATGTCCTCAGCTGACTGAGGCAGCGGGAGTTGAGAAGAAACGATATTAGTTCATGGTGAAGACAAGTCAAATATAGATAAAGGTTAGGGTCAGGCTTGCCTGGACATCTAGGAGATAACTGCCCTCAACTTGTTTGAATCTTGAGTCACTGCTCCATTCTGTTTGAACTGGTGGCCATCTACTTATAGTATACAGCCATCAACCTGAGATTTCCCTACAtggtcttcctgccttggtctcctgtaTCCTGAATCCTATGGCCTCTTCTTCCCTGGTTTACTACGTTTTGCTAGACCGTATCCTCCAGTCAATTCCTTAGAATGAATGTATGAAAGTTAAAATTTCTGAGGTCTCACATGTCTAAAAGTTCCCTCATACTGGATtgatagtttggctgggtataaaATTCTGGGCTGGCCAtcattttccttcagaattttgaTTGCATTATTCCATTATCCTCTCTTTTCAATATTGCCTCTAAGAAttccaaaaccttttttttttttttttctttttgagacagtgtctcactctgtcacccaggctggaatgcagtagtgtgatcttggctcactgcaacctccgcctcctgggtttaagtgattcttcttcctcagcctcctgagcagctgggattacaggcacccaccaccacaccctttagtagagatggggttttgctatgttggccaggctggtcttgaacttctgactttaggtgatctgcctactttggcctcccaaagtgctgggattaaaggcgtgagccaccacacccagcctccaaaaccattttaaaactctttctggtagcttttaaaattttcttttagtccccagaattttaaaatttcaattatgtGCCTTTGTGTTCTTCCGTTTTGTTGGTCACCCAAGAGGTACTTTCAATCTGGAAACTTCTCTCTTTATGTTTTGGGAAATGTTCTTGATTAGTTTACAGGTGATTTCTTCCTCTCCAttttatctcttctctttttatgAAACTACTATTAATTCAATGTTAGAATTCCTTGACTgatcatttaattttcttctattttccatCTCTGTGTCTTTTTGCTCTACTTTTCTATGATAGTCACAGCTCTATCTTTAAActcttgaatttttcatttttgatgtcatgattttaatttgcaagAGGTAGGTTTGACTGTTTCTTTTTTGTAGTATCTTACTCTTGTTTTATGGATGCAACATCTTCTTTGACTTAAGGATCATAAGATAGGTgggttctttgtttgtttgtttgactgtTTTTCACCCTATGTAAACTTTTTCTACAagtttctttccccttcccccattTTTGGCTTCTATCTCCCACATTAGATGCTTTCTCTGGGCTCATGAtactgtttggttttctttctcaagattgacAGGTAGGACTTTAAAACTTGTTGAGCATGTGGGTGAAACTTGTCTACCATGAatttcactgtagatattttggAGATTGACAGTGTTTATATCTTTAGATCTTGCCTCCTGGGTTGATCAAGTTATCTGAGTAGACCACAGACCTTTTGCCTGGGGATAAACCAGAAATCTGTTTCAGAAACCACTTTGATTCAGTCTTCCTTGTTTTAgtcatttccttcagttctggaGGTCCCTCATGCTGATCATTCCAGAGCCCTTTACAGATCCTAGGGTACACACTGCATGGTTTTCAACTTTCTTGTTTTGGGGTTAAGATTTGGCTTTCAGGAGTCTCCTCAGTCCGTTACTATTCATTCAATCAGCAAGTCCTTGAGCACCTGATTTGTGCCAGCCATTCTTCTAGGTGTTAGGGATAcctcagtgaacaaaacagacaaaaatctttgTCTTGGAAATACACACACTCCAGTCAGGGGAGAGGGACAATAAGCCAAAGGAAGGAAATTACAGAGCGTGCTAGAAGGTGATAAGTGCTGTAGAAAGTAAGTAAAGTGGGTTTGGGAGTTGAGAGTTTGGGAAGGGGATAAATGATGGCAATTTTAAATAGAGTAGTCAAAGTTCTCACTTAGAAGGTGAAATTCAAGTAAAGACTTGAAGGAGAACAGGGAATTAGCCACATGGATGGCTAGGGGAAGGCTTCCAAGCTGAGAGGACAGCCAGAGCCAAGGCCCAGAGGCAGGAGCATACCTGGTAGTTTTAGGAAACAGGAGGCCAGGATGCTGAGTGGAGTAAGAGGGGGCATGAAAGGAGAAACTTGGGTCCACGTGGTTCTAGACaggtatttttgtctgttttgggcCCTGAAGGTTACTGTTGGACTTGGACTCTTACTCTGAGGAAATAGGGACACTACTGGGACGTTCGTACAGGAGCGATGTGACCTGAGTTTTGTTTGTAAAGGATTAGACTCTGGCTGTGGCATTAAGGCTAGGCTGTGGGGGCAGGAACAGAAGCAGGGGGACCAGTTTTGCAGCCTGTGCAGCTTTCCAGATAAGCAGGGATTGTGGCTTGGAGGAGGATGGTATAGAGGAGGTGACAAGAAATGGCTCTATGTCTGGTATGTAGATGTTGGCCACAGATGGCATTTGAGCACTAGAGACCTGGCTAGTCCACATGGAGTTTCCATAAGCACATAATACAcatcagatttcaaagacttaatatgaaagaaagaatgaaacataccttgctatttcttttttttttttttttttttgagacccagtcttgctctgtcacccaggctggagtgcagtggtgtgatctcggctcactgcaacctccgcctcccaggttcaagtgattctcctgcctcagcctcctgagtacctgggactacaggcacatgccaccacgcctggctaattttttgtatttttagtagtgatggggtttcaccatgttgtccaggctggtctggaactccggacctcaggggatccacccgccttggcctcccaaagtgctgggattacaggcatgagccaccatgctcagccataTCTTGCTATTTTCTACAtggattacatgttgaaatggtaatgttttggctattgtggattAAATAGAATATATGATTAAAGTTGATTTCATCtatttcttttaactttaaaaaatgtgtctgtTAGAGGATTTGAAATTCCACATGCGGCTTGCATTTGTGCCCTGCATTTCATTTCTGTTGAACAGTGCCCTTTGGGACATGCTTTGAAGGTGGAGTCAACAGGATTTGGCAGATTACAGACGAGAGGCTTCAAGGGTGACTCCAAGACTTCGGGGCAGAGCACCTGGAAGAAAGGGGTTAATATTAGCCAAGATGAGGAAGGCTGTCAGTTTGGCAGGTGCGTGGGCAGGTTAGGAGTTTAGTTTTGAATATGTTGGAGGTGTTTATGAAACTTTTAAGTGGAGATGGAAAATAGGCAGTTGGATGTGCAAGTCCAGGGCTCAGGGAGACAGTTCAGGCTGGAGATGAAGATGTGGGAGTCTGAGGAGAGATTGTATTCAAATATTCAATCCATGAGACTTcaggaaatcacttctcttccAAATgatttacagcctgcagaatcatttTCCCTATCTTTGTAGGTTTAAgtcttcattttgtttcatttatttttcagttattcaCTGTTTTAGTGAGTTTTGAGTAGGAGCCAGATTGGATGCATGCGTTCAATTCACCATCCAACACTGTATTAACTACTTGAAACTCATGTGGTTGTTCGGTTGTTTTTTTGACCTTTTATTCTGGATGGAAGAGAGATGCTTATGAAGTTGCAGTAATCAGTAAGCCTTCCCACATTGCTCCATCAGCCTTCCTGGAAGAATAATGTCTTCTGCCTTTCCTGTAGGCAAGAAGGCTGCTTGATCTTGCCACGGTGAAAGCGAATGGATTGGCTGCCTTCCTTCTACAACATGTTCAGGAATTACCAGTCCCATTGGCTCTGCCTTTGGAAGGTAGGTATATGTTCTCAGTTAATCAGAAAGGGAAGGGCAGTCAGTGCAGATCCATGGTTAAGAGCAGAACACACCTCGGTTAACATCCCATATGCTGGCAGTATAGCCTCCCTATGACTCAATTTCCTTGTTTTAAGGCTAGCACCACCCCCTGTCTCATTGGGATTTTAGGAGCATTAAAAGGACAAAAGCGTGTAATGTTAGCTATTAGCTTTCATTATCTCCCACACAGTATACTGACAATTGGGCTACCATATATTGAGGGCTAACTAAAGGTGTTACTTACCATCCAAACTCTCATTATCTGTACCGAAAAGATATGGACACATGTTTTGAGTTAGGGCTGGTATCTCTTGATCTCTGAAACTTAGCAGCTCACAATGGGAAACTCAAGAACCAAGTGGATCTAGAGACTCTGGTATCCCTCAGTGCCCAGGGTCACCACCCAAACTCAGGAACAGGAGGGGCTTGGACCGCACCACTTGAACATACCAGGCATCCTGCCAGGTGCTTTATGGACAATGTCTCTACCCTTTGCAACAACCCTGAGAAGTAGGTGGTGTTTTTTTCCACCttatagatgtggaaactggGCAGGGAGGTTAAGTGACGAGGGAGGGGAAGATGGGTCTGATTGTAAATTGTCCCCACCtacactttctcttttcttgggaGAAGAAATGTCAGTTGTAAAGAGAGAGTGCAAGCCTGGCACTCTTTAGGGCTTGTTCCTACACCACTGTACGGAAAGCTCATTGGCACTGAAGCCCCCTGAGCTGTGTGTGGTGCTGGCAGATGGGTCTATCACCCTGGGCTGTGCCCTCTGGGCAGCAAGCAAGCCTGTGGGCGGGGTGGCTGGAAGTCTGTGCCTGGCACTCGCGAGTGCACCGTCTCATTGAAGAACAGGATCTAAACATCAGTGCACCACAGCAGGGTGTGCAGCACGGAGTGCAGGGCCTGGTTTGGCCCTTGGTTGAGGTTTGCTGTTGACATCATCAAGCACAGCTAGTCACTGTAAGACCAGGCCAGGGTGCAAGATTCCCCACACTTCTAAAGGTGACAATTGGTGTGTTTATTTCTctataaaatgactttttttttttctggagaatttTAGTATCATTGGTGATGACTGGAAAACCTGCATCAGAAATCAGGTCGGAAGAGGAAGATATATATCTGATATGTACTGGAGAGGAAGATATCTATCTTATGGTCTAAGTTCAGGGATCCTGGTATATTCAGAGGGCAGAAAGCTCAGCAATAATCATCAACTCTGGGAACAACAGAGGTGACATAAACACAGGGCGTCCCCTTTGTGTGACTGCAGATAGTCATCAGTGAGCTCAGAGCTCTATGAAAATTACTTGCTAGTTTTTGGGTTGAAAATAGTGGGCCAGTGTTTGGTTGGGGGCAGTGAGGCTGTGATGGCGGGGGACCATGCCAAGCTCCTACCAGCCTGGGACGCTAAACCAGCACTTCCCCATTTCCTGAAAGGGGAACTAAACTCTGACACAGGAAATGGTTTGCTTGCATTACTTTCAGGATGAGAAAGGAAGAGCACTGGCCTTCCAAACACACCCCGTGCATGAAAACTCTCCCTGCATGGGGTGCATGGGGAGGATGGGGAAGTGGAGGCAGGATCACAGACTCTTGTTCGAGTGCTCAGCTGGGGCACCCCGGTGACCCCGAGGCCTTCCCTTGCTAGGTCCACCCAGATCAATCAGGATCATCTCCCCATCTCGAAGTTTAACTTTATCACATCTCAGAGTTCCTTTTGCCacgtaaggtaacatattcacaggttctgagaatccggacgtggacatctttgaggGTCTATTGTTGTGCCTACTATATCCatgaataataatgataataagcaCCATTTTTTGAGAGTTTGCCATGTCAGATATtcttttaaactgtattttatcTCGCTGCCTCCTGAAACGATCCTTCCAGGTGTATATTgtccccatttttacagatgagagaactgaggcccagaaaggctaAATGGCTTGCCCAAGTGTATGGTGGACCCAGGTTTTCAAACTCAGGTGTGTCTGGCTTCAGAGACTGGGCTCCTGAGCCCTTAAGCCCTTTGTTCCCCTTTAGAAAAAGTCAACTGAGGCTGAGTGGTGAAGGGATTTATCCAAAGCCACCCGGCCACTATGGCAGGACAGATATCAGAATACAGGTCTTCCGATCCCAGCCCAGAGCCCCTTCCCGTCATCTAGAACTCCTCCTGGTGTCAGTAATGATAATGGCAGTCACTGATGTCttttgagcacttactttgtgttgagcactgtgctaagcacttgacATAGGTCATCTTAGTTGATCCGTGTAAAACTCTGTGAGGTAGTGACCAACATTTCTCCCACCTTACAGAGGTGGAAACTGAGGGTTAGGAAGTTTCCTTGACTGTCCTCAAAGTGCACAGCTTGTGAATGGAGGAGCCAGGATGGGCGCCCGCTGGCTCTCCTATCCCTTCAGTTATGTCAGCGTCCCCCGCAGCAGCCCATTGTCTGGTTAGGTCCCGTCTTCACCATGGTGCCACCTTCATCTGCCTCTTCTTCTGCCTTCCAGCTGCCACATGCAAGAAGTACATGGCCAAGCTGAGGACCACGGTGTCTGCTCAGTCTCGCTTCCTCAGTACCTATGATGGAGCAGAGACGCTCTGCCTGGAGGACATATACACAGAGAATGTCCTGGAGGTCTGGGCAGACGTGGGCATGGCTGGACCCCCGCAGAAGAGCCCAGCCACCCTGGGCCTGGAGGAGCTCTTCAGCACCCCCGGCCACCTCAATGACGATGCGGACACTGTGCTGGTGGTGGGTGAGGCGGGCAGTGGCAAGAGCACGCTCCTGCAGCGGCTGCACTTGCTGTGGGCTGCAGGGCGAGACTTCCAGGAATTTCTCTTTGTCTTCCCATTCAGCTGCCGGCAGCTGCAGTGCATGGCCAAACCACTCTCTGTGCGGACTCTACTCTTTGAGCACTGCTGTTGGCCTGATGTTGGTCAAGAAGACATCTTCCAGTTACTCCTTGACCACCCTGACCGTGTCCTGTTAACCTTTGATGGCTTTGACGAGTTCAAGTTCAGGTTCACAGATCGTGAACGCCACTGCTCCCCGACTGACCCCACCTCTGTCCAGACCCTGCTCTTCAACCTTCTGCAGGGCAACCTGCTGAAGAATGCCCGCAAGGTGGTGACCAGCCGTCCGGCTGCTGTGTCGGCGTTCCTCAGGAAGTACATCCGCACCGAGTTCAACCTCAAGGGCTTCTCTGAACAGGGCATCGAGCTGTACCTGAGGAAGCGCCATCGTGAGCCCGGGGTGGCGGACCGCCTCATCCGCCTGCTCCAAGCGACCTCAGCCCTGCACGGTTTGTGCCACCTTCCTGTCTTCTCATGGATGGTGTCCAAATGCCACCAGGAACTGTTGCTGCAGGAGGGGGGGTCCCCAAAGACCACTACAGATATGTACCTGCTGATTCTGCAGCATTTTCTGCTGCATGCCACCCCCCCAGACTCAGCTTCCCAGGGTCTGGGACCCAGTCTTCTTCGGGGCCGCCTCCCCACCCTCCTGCACCTGGGCAGACTGGCTCTGTGGGGCCTGGGCATGTGCTGCTACGTGTTCTCAGCCCAGCAGCTCCAGGCAGCACAGGTCAGCCCTGATGACATTTCTCTTGGCTTCCTGGTGCGTGCCAAAGGTGTCGTGCCAGGGAGTACGGCGCCCCTGGAATTCCTTCACATCACTTTCCAGTGCTTCTTTGCCGCGTTCTACCTGGCACTCAGTGCTGATGTGCCACCAGCTTTGCTCAGACACCTCTTCAATTGTGGCAGGCCAGGCAACTCACCAATGGCCAGGCTCCTGCCCACGATGTGCATCCAGGGCTCGGAGGGAAAGGACAGCAGCGTGGCAGCTTTGCTGCAGAAGGCCGAGCCGCACAACCTTCAGATCACAGCAGCCTTCCTGGCAGGGCTGTTGTCCCGGGAGCACTGGGGCCTGCTGGCTGAGTGCCAGACATCTGAGAAGGCCCTGCTCCGGCGCCAGGCCTGTGCCCGCTGGTGTCTGGCCCGCAGCCTCCGCAAGCACTTCCACTCCATCCCGCCAGCTGCACCGGGTGAGGCCAAGAGCGTGCATGCCATGCCCGGGTTCATCTGGCTCATCCGGAGCCTGTACGAGATGCAGGAGGAGCGGCTGGCTCGGAAGGCTGCACGTGGCCTGAATGTCGGGCACCTCAAGTTGACATTTTGCAGTGTGGGCCCCGCTGAGTGTGCTGCCCTGGCCTTTGTGCTGCAGCACCTCCGGCGGCCCGTGGCCCTGCAGCTGGACTACAACTCTGTGGGTGACATTGGCGTGGAGCAGCTGCTGCCTTGCCTTGGTGTCTGCAAGGCTCTGTAGTGAGTGTTACTGGGCATTGCTGTTCAGGTATGGGGGAGCACCATCAAGGCTAAGTGTGGGAGCACCGAGCTGGGATCTAGAAGTCTGGGCCCAGCTTCGCCTCTGCCACCCTTCTTTGCAACACTGTCCAGATCCCTTCCCTTCTGGGCCTTAATTTCAATATATGATGATGACAGCCACACTTTATTGACTGGCTGGGTCTGGTGCTATGCTTTCCGGAATGACCTCATCTAATCTCTACAACCACCCTGGGGGGTAGGCAGGAATGTTATTATCTCCATTATCCTTgacttgaggctcagagaagtgaagtaacttgtccaggaaatggcagagctggggttcacAAATTGCATCATTCTGATTACAGGTTTTCTGCCTCCCACCAGTCTATGGATACACTTCAGAGGCTCCCTGAAAACCTTGAGGTCACTTGCAGAAAGTTTTGTGTAGTATGTGTCCGTATCAGGAACAACACCAAATCAGAGGTGACTTGTGCCCCAtcagagactttaacaccccaacCAGATGGGAATTTCAGGACCCAAGAAATAGGAAGTGGCTGCAGGGTTACAACTACTGTTGGATTCCTGAGGTAGCACAGTGTCCAAACAGGATTTCAGCACTACCCGTATTGCTTAGAGCCCCAGCCAAAGATGTGAGGTTTTGCCCTTTGGAGAATCTGTGCCCCTGAACTCGGGGGCCTCTTTCCACATCTTGGGGGCAGGCAAGGGCAGAGGGTGTGCCTAGGCCTGCGGATCAGCATGCGACAGATTCCCCAACATCCTTCCAGCTTGAAAGGGGAATGCCCTGCTTCTATTTAGAACCTATAGGAAAGCAGAAGTTCTAGATTGAAGTTAAAATTGATTCCCAGCCTCCAGGGGCTTTGGGCTACACCTGGATGACCTTAATTGACCCTAAGCATGGGACAAACCTCTTCTTGAGAGTATTACGATGGTATACATCTTCTCTGGGGGCAAAGCaacaagatttatttttcaccatGGACCAAACACATGGATACCCACTAGAAACTGTGTAGTGAATTTTGTTAACCCTGACATAGGGACCATGGTCTTTAGGTTAAAGCATAATAACAACataatacataacatatatagcgaatatatatatgtattacatgcaATGAATGTAAATATGATTATACCCATCATGGTCTTGGAGGAAACAGATGACACACTTAAAATGGGTGTTTTGAGGAGAGTTTGAAAAACAGATTGTTTACAAGCCATGGGCAGGAGTTAGGAAGAGTGAGAGGGTTGGTGCAGGGGCCTGGGGTTAGTAACAGCTGGGGGAGGGTAGACttgaagggggaaggggagggagactAATTAGCTGGGGGGAAGGTATGGAGACGGCTGCCTGAGCTTCTGCAAAGTGGAAGAATACCGCTTGGCCCTAACTCCTCACCCCAACTCTTGCTCGTGACCAGCGCCTTCCACCAGCTGGACCCATCAGGGAGGCCGAGTGGGCTGTCTGCTGGAGTAGTCCCCAGGCATCAGCCTCCCAGGAGCCAGAGACGGGTAGAGAAGGGGGAGAGTGGATCTGGccaggcaaatggaaaacagcCAGCACCAAACTCTATTTCCCTAGGAGGGAGGATCATGATACTTTGAGTGGGAATTTGGAAACCTGTCTGTTGGAGCAATTTCCCTGATAGAAATAAGAATGTGCATTTTCCTGGGTAGTAGACTCAGTTTTTACCCCAAGAGGCCAGGCATCACTGGCCTGTGTGATCCTCATAGGCCAGTCCATCTCTGGAATTCTTGAATGGATCATCCATCCTTGATTAGGGATGTCCCCGTGATTACCAGGGTGTGCAGAAGGGCTCTGGGAAACCTGTGGGTCTGTCTCTATGTTCAGAGAAAGGTGAGGGTGGCCTGGTTCTAGCTCATGGTGCTCAGACTGTGGTGTGTAAAGGCACTCGTGgcaatgcagattcctgggcctgcCTCTAGTGATTCCCATTCAGTAGGtttggggtggggcccaggaaatCTATATTTTTCACAGACACCCCTGGTGATTCTGATACAAGTGGTCTCGCCCTGGGAGAACTACTGGTCTGCAGCAACCAGCTTGGTTTTCCATTAGCAATTACTGTCCTTGAGCGAGTTTTACTGCTCTTCACCTTACACACACTAAAACTGCCAAGGCCGTAGGGGAGGGGAAGCAACCATGAGGTTGCTGTGagtgcattgtgtgtgtgtgtgtgtgtgtgtgtgtgtgtgtgtgtgagagagagagagattgagaaagagaggaagggaggaagggggagggcacAGGCTCCTCTCCCACAGTGCCAACCTGCCTCTCTCCCACTTGAAGTGTTTCCATGCCAACTGAAATCCTCAGCCTCTAGGAAACCCTATATACACAGTGCCCCTATATAGGTTTCTTTAGACTCTGGCTCTCTCAGACTCTAGAGTGATggctttaaaagttttttgaatGTTACCCACAAtgattgagaaagagagagagagagagcacgcaCCACCATGTAAACATGGAACCTAAGCTTCACAAAATGACTTCGCTTTATGAACTCTGAGGCACTCTGCTctcttctgttctgttctatttccattttagaaatgCTGCTCAGGACCTTCAAAATGATTTGCATGACCTGCAACCTGCAGTCTGAAAAATCACTGCACTACAGAAGTGGCCATAAGAGGCCCTGAGGGAGAAGGTGCACAATGTCATGGTTAAGAGTGGGGTTTGGAGCCAAGCCACCTAGGCTCAAAGCCTTTATGTGCCGTACAACCTTGTCAAAGTCACTTCGcttgtctgtgcctcagtttctttctcacGAATGCTCATAATAATGGTTCCCATTTCACTGgcttgttgtgaggatgaaatagtGTTATTATTGGGAAGTGGTAAGGATAGTGATCAGTGCTAGCGATCATGATTCTAGGTGACTTTTACTGTGTACCAGGTGCTCACAAGGCTTTATGTGCACAGCCTGGTGAGGCTGATAATACTAttgttccctcttttttttttttttgagacggagtctcgttctgttgcccaggctgggggtacagtggcgcaatctcggctcatgcaagctctgcctcccgggttcacgccattctcctgcctcagcctcccaagtagctgggactacaggcgcctgccaccacgcccggctaatttttttgtatttttggtagcaacagggtttcactgtgtta from Pan troglodytes isolate AG18354 chromosome 18, NHGRI_mPanTro3-v2.0_pri, whole genome shotgun sequence harbors:
- the NOD2 gene encoding nucleotide-binding oligomerization domain-containing protein 2 (The RefSeq protein has 1 substitution compared to this genomic sequence), producing MGEEGGSVSHDEEERASVLLGHSLGCEMCSQEAFQAQRSQLVELLVSGSLEGFESVLDWLLSWEVLSWEDYEGFHLLGQPLSHLARRLLDTVWNKGTWACQKLIAAAQEAQADSQSPKLHGCWDPHSLHPARDLQSHRPAIVRRLHNHVENMLDLAWERGFVSQYECDEIRLPIFTPSQRARRLLDLATVKANGLAAFLLQHVQELPVPLALPLEAATCKKYMAKLRTTVSAQSRFLSTYDGAETLCLEDIYTENVLEVWADVGMAGPPQKSPATLGLEELFSTPGHLNDDADTVLVVGEAGSGKSTLLQRLHLLWAAGRDFQEFLFVFPFSCRQLQCMAKPLSVRTLLFEHCCWPDVGQEDIFQLLLDHPDRVLLTFDGFDEFKFRFTDRERHCSPTDPTSVQTLLFNLLQGNLLKNARKVVTSRPAAVSAFLRKYIRTEFNLKGFSEQGIELYLRKRHREPGVADRLIRLLQATSALHGLCHLPVFSWMVSKCHQELLLQEGGSPKTTTDMYLLILQHFLLHATPPDSASQGLGPSLLRGRLPTLLHLGRLALWGLGMCCYVFSAQQLQAAQVSPDDISLGFLVRAKGVVPGSTAPLEFLHITFQCFFAAFYLALSADVPPALLRHLFNCGRPGNSPMARLLPTMCIQGSEGKDSSVAALLQKAEPHNLQITAAFLAGLLSREHWGLLAECQTSEKALLRRQACAHWCLARSLRKHFHSIPPAAPGEAKSVHAMPGFIWLIRSLYEMQEERLARKAARGLNVGHLKLTFCSVGPAECAALAFVLQHLRRPVALQLDYNSVGDIGVEQLLPCLGVCKALYLRDNNISDRGICKLIECALHCEQLQKLALFNNKLTDGCAHSMAKLLACRQNFLALRLGNNHITAAGAQVLAQGLRGNTSLQFLGFWGNRVGDEGAQALAEALGDHQSLRWLSLVGNNIGSVGAQALALMLAKNVMLEELCLEENHLQDEGVCSLAEGLKKNSSLKILKLSNNCITYLGAEALLQALERNDTILEVWLRGNTFSLEEVDKLGCRDTRLLL
- the NOD2 gene encoding nucleotide-binding oligomerization domain-containing protein 2 isoform X1 — protein: MCSQEAFQAQRSQLVELLVSGSLEGFESVLDWLLSWEVLSWEDYEGFHLLGQPLSHLARRLLDTVWNKGTWACQKLIAAAQEAQADSQSPKLHGCWDPHSLHPARDLQSHRPAIVRRLHNHVENMLDLAWERGFVSQYECDEIRLPIFTPSQRARRLLDLATVKANGLAAFLLQHVQELPVPLALPLEAATCKKYMAKLRTTVSAQSRFLSTYDGAETLCLEDIYTENVLEVWADVGMAGPPQKSPATLGLEELFSTPGHLNDDADTVLVVGEAGSGKSTLLQRLHLLWAAGRDFQEFLFVFPFSCRQLQCMAKPLSVRTLLFEHCCWPDVGQEDIFQLLLDHPDRVLLTFDGFDEFKFRFTDRERHCSPTDPTSVQTLLFNLLQGNLLKNARKVVTSRPAAVSAFLRKYIRTEFNLKGFSEQGIELYLRKRHREPGVADRLIRLLQATSALHGLCHLPVFSWMVSKCHQELLLQEGGSPKTTTDMYLLILQHFLLHATPPDSASQGLGPSLLRGRLPTLLHLGRLALWGLGMCCYVFSAQQLQAAQVSPDDISLGFLVRAKGVVPGSTAPLEFLHITFQCFFAAFYLALSADVPPALLRHLFNCGRPGNSPMARLLPTMCIQGSEGKDSSVAALLQKAEPHNLQITAAFLAGLLSREHWGLLAECQTSEKALLRRQACARWCLARSLRKHFHSIPPAAPGEAKSVHAMPGFIWLIRSLYEMQEERLARKAARGLNVGHLKLTFCSVGPAECAALAFVLQHLRRPVALQLDYNSVGDIGVEQLLPCLGVCKALYLRDNNISDRGICKLIECALHCEQLQKLALFNNKLTDGCAHSMAKLLACRQNFLALRLGNNHITAAGAQVLAQGLRGNTSLQFLGFWGNRVGDEGAQALAEALGDHQSLRWLSLVGNNIGSVGAQALALMLAKNVMLEELCLEENHLQDEGVCSLAEGLKKNSSLKILKLSNNCITYLGAEALLQALERNDTILEVWLRGNTFSLEEVDKLGCRDTRLLL
- the NOD2 gene encoding nucleotide-binding oligomerization domain-containing protein 2 isoform X2 is translated as MCSQEAFQAQRSQLVELLVSGSLEGFESVLDWLLSWEVLSWEDYEGFHLLGQPLSHLARRLLDTVWNKGTWACQKLIAAAQEAQADSQSPKLHGCWDPHSLHPARDLQSHRPAIVRRLHNHVENMLDLAWERGFVSQYECDEIRLPIFTPSQRARRLLDLATVKANGLAAFLLQHVQELPVPLALPLEAATCKKYMAKLRTTVSAQSRFLSTYDGAETLCLEDIYTENVLEVWADVGMAGPPQKSPATLGLEELFSTPGHLNDDADTVLVVGEAGSGKSTLLQRLHLLWAAGRDFQEFLFVFPFSCRQLQCMAKPLSVRTLLFEHCCWPDVGQEDIFQLLLDHPDRVLLTFDGFDEFKFRFTDRERHCSPTDPTSVQTLLFNLLQGNLLKNARKVVTSRPAAVSAFLRKYIRTEFNLKGFSEQGIELYLRKRHREPGVADRLIRLLQATSALHGLCHLPVFSWMVSKCHQELLLQEGGSPKTTTDMYLLILQHFLLHATPPDSASQGLGPSLLRGRLPTLLHLGRLALWGLGMCCYVFSAQQLQAAQVSPDDISLGFLVRAKGVVPGSTAPLEFLHITFQCFFAAFYLALSADVPPALLRHLFNCGRPGNSPMARLLPTMCIQGSEGKDSSVAALLQKAEPHNLQITAAFLAGLLSREHWGLLAECQTSEKALLRRQACARWCLARSLRKHFHSIPPAAPGEAKSVHAMPGFIWLIRSLYEMQEERLARKAARGLNVGHLKLTFCSVGPAECAALAFVLQHLRRPVALQLDYNSVGDIGVEQLLPCLGVCKALYLRDNNISDRGICKLIECALHCEQLQKLALFNNKLTDGCAHSMAKLLACRQNFLALRLGNNHITAAGAQVLAQGLRGNTSLQFLGFWGNRVGDEGAQALAEALGDHQSLRWLSLVGNNIGSVGAQALALMLAKNVMLEELWLSNNCITYLGAEALLQALERNDTILEVWLRGNTFSLEEVDKLGCRDTRLLL